In Hemiscyllium ocellatum isolate sHemOce1 chromosome 16, sHemOce1.pat.X.cur, whole genome shotgun sequence, one genomic interval encodes:
- the LOC132823292 gene encoding myozenin-2, whose protein sequence is MSSYAALIKERKEMASAIAREAHGEMEEVPHLDLGKKVSVPQDVMMEELALLANKGSKMFHMRQKRVDKFTVEGTPGAQARVNVNGTVPQEEGGKENYRSEIYITKAGSKGPGPAVAPKPFGKLSAAKNINVILNPSIIAPGYSGPLKEIPPEKFNITAIPKSYQSPWAEALMDQPDLLESMVNQLPEVPVKVQSETYRCFNRAPTPFGVPGGHRRLLDPASFEPAEIPEEPEEVEVEVERFANRPSFNRLARGWSGPPIPESADL, encoded by the exons AGGTGCCTCACCTGGATCTGGGGAAGAAGGTCAGTGTTCCTCAGGATGTGATGATGGAAGAGCTCGCACTACTTGCCAACAAAGGCTCCAAGATGTTCCACATGCGGCAGAAGAGGGTTGACAAGTTCACTGTGGAAGGGACCCCAGGAGCTCAGGCTCGGGTG AATGTCAATGGAACAGTCCCTcaggaggagggagggaaggaaaacTACAGGTCGGAAATCTATATCACAAAAGCTGGCTCGAAAGGGCCTGGGCCAGCCGTTGCCCCGAAACCCTTCGGAAAACTGTCTGCAGCCAAGAACATCAATGTCATTCTGAACCCCAGCATCATTGCCCCTG GTTATTCTGGTCCTTTGAAGGAAATTCCACCTGAGAAGTTCAACATCACAGCCATTCCCAAGTCATACCAATCACCCTGGGCTGAAGCACTGATGGATCAACCTGATCTCTTGGAATCCATGGTTAACCAGCTTCCAGAGGTTCCAGTTAAAGTTCAATCAGAAACCTACAGGTGCTTCAACAG GGCCCCCACCCCTTTCGGCGTTCCTGGTGGTCACAGGAGGTTGCTGGACCCAGCGAGTTTCGAACCCGCGGAGATCCCGGAGGAACCGGAGgaagtggaggtggaggtggagcgtTTTGCAAACAGACCCAGCTTCAACAGGCTGGCTCGGGGCTGGTCCGGGCCCCCCATCCCTGAATCCGCCGATCTGTGA